In Macaca nemestrina isolate mMacNem1 chromosome 11, mMacNem.hap1, whole genome shotgun sequence, a single window of DNA contains:
- the LOC105468030 gene encoding DBF4-type zinc finger-containing protein 2 isoform X6, producing the protein MQKRQGYCSYCRVQYHNLEQHLFSAQHRSLTRQSRRQICTSSLMERFLQDVLQHHPYHCQESSSTRDETHVNTGSSSEVVHLDDDFSEEEEEDEDKIEDEDATEERPSEASEPIEELHSRPHKSQEGTQEVSVRPSVIQKLEKGQQQPLEFVHKIGAGVKKCNLVDIGQATNNGSNLVRPPVIYNAPASCLSESSNDRPVTTNTTGLPAAAHLDSVSKYDPNKVDKYLEQPDGASRNPVPSSHVETSSFSHQKPKESNRKYLRMNSDKLVLWRDVKSQGKTLSAGLKFQERMGTKDSLRVKSPSKLAVNPNKTDMPLNKGIFEDTIPKHHEEFFSNMDCTQEEKHLVFNKKAFWEQKCSVSSEMKFDCSSLQSASDQPQETAQDINLWKEERIDQEDNYESRGSEMSFDCSSSFHSLTDQSKVSAKEVNLSKEACTDVQYKNNTSYVSKRSSDCGDILHLVTNQSQMTVKEISLQNARRISLVDQSYESSDSETNFDCDASPQSTSDYPHQSVKEVSLSKEVHIGLVDKNYGSSSSEVSADSVFPLQSVVERPPVVVRETKLRKKAHSGLVDNYGSSCSETSFDCDVSLESVVDHPQLTVKGRNLKGRQVHLKHKKRKPSSAKARFDCDVSLGTVADESQRAVEKINLLKEKNADLMDVNYESHGLVMGFHTGAQLVADQPQVAEIEPQKVDVDLENKSVQSSSSSLSSDSPASLYHSAHDEPQEALDEVNLKELNIDMEVKSYDCSSSELTFDSDPPLLSVSEQSHLDAEGKERHIDLEDESCESDSSEITFDSDIPLYSVIDQPEVAVYEEETVDLESKSNESCVSEITFDSDIPLHSGNDHPEVAVKEVIQKEEYIHLERKNDEPSGSEISLDSYAPRHSVTNSPEVAVKKLNPQKEDQVHLENKENEPIDSEVSLDYNTIFHSVTGHSEDPIKKINLHTKEHMYLENKSGFETSLDSDVPLRPATHKPQVIVKETWLQREKHAEFQGGSAEFSGSKTSLDSSVPHYSVTESQVAVNKINRKKQYVLENYDKCSGSEIILDSNVPPQSMTDQTQLAFLKEKHVNLRDKNSKSGDSEITFDSEQLQEAVKKIDQWKEEVIGLKNKINEPSTSKLIHDSDVSVQSVADQPKVAIKHVNLENENHMYLEVKNSQYRCSEMNLDSRFLVQSIVNRPQITILERDHIELEGKHNQRCGSEISFDSDDPLQSVADQLRETVKEISLWKDEEVDMEDSRNEAKGFEIMYDSAVLQPVAGQPEGVVKEVSLWKEHVDLENKIVKPTNTKINFDSHDPLLSVTNKIQGVNKERNLLREERVCLDDKGYVPSDSGIIYVSNIPPQSVIKQPQILQEEHASLEDKSSISYSPEESSDSSDSFQAAADELQKSAKEINLWKEDHIYLEDKSYKLGDFDVSYASHIPVQFVTDQSSVPVKEINVQKKNHNNLASKNCEVCGSKIKCDSCGRLQSEVDQPQVSYKEADLQKEEHVVMEEKTGGPSDSEMMYDSDVPFQIVVNQFPGSVKETHLPKVILLDLVPSDSDYEVISDDIPLQLVTDPPQLTVKDINCINTECIDIEDKSCDSFGSEVRCSCKASTPSMTNQCKETFKIINRKKDYIILGEPSCQSCGSEMSFNVDASDQSMTYESQGPDEKIAKYIDSEDKSCGYNGSKGKFNLGDTSHRTTHRLQKARKEAKLRKDPRHAGLKGKSCQSSASAVDFGASSKSALHRRADKKKRSKLKHRDLEDVSCEPDGFEMNFQCVPPLLSDTDQPQETVKKRHPCKKVSFDLKEKNRDSQSSCVPKVDSVRNLKKAKGVIEDNTDEPVLEALPHVPPSFVGKTWSQIMREDDMKINALVKEFREGRFHCYFDDDCETKKVSLKGKKKVTWADLQGKEDTAPTQALSESDDIVCGISDIDDLSVALEKPCHRHPSAERPPKQKWRVASQRQTAKISHSTQTSCKNYPVMKRKIIRQEEDPPKNISPGGLFLECI; encoded by the exons TTCAACACGAGATGAGACACATGTGAATACTGGGTCATCATCTGAAGTGGTGCATTTGGATGATGATTTTtctgaagaagaggaagaggatgaggatAAGATTGAGGATGAGGATGCTACTGAAGAGAGACCCTCCGAGGCTTCAGAACCTATTGAAGAGTTACATTCCAGACCTCATAAATCTCAGGAAGGCACACAGGAGGTTTCAGTTCGACCATCAGTTATTCAAAAACTGGAGAAGGGACAGCAGCAGCCCTTGGAGTTTGTTCATAAAATTGGGGCCGGTGTGAAAAAATGTAATCTAGTAGATATTGGTCAGGCTACAAATAATGGAAGCAACTTGGTACGCCCGCCAGTGATTTATAATGCTCCTGCTAGTTGTTTATCTGAAAGCTCTAATGATAGACCAGTTACAACTAATACAACTGGTTTACCGGCAGCAGCTCATTTGGATTCAGTTAGCAAATATGACCCAAACAAAGTTGACAAATACCTTGAACAGCCAGACGGGGCCTCTAGAAATCCTGTGCCATCATCCCATGTAGAAACTTCTTCATTTTCACATCAGAAACCTAAAGAATCAAATAGGAAATATTTACGCATGAATTCAGATAAGTTGGTTTTGTGGAGAGATGTAAAATCTCAGGGTAAAACTTTGTCAGCTGGCTTGAAATTCCAGGAACGCATGGGTACTAAGGACTCCTTAAGAGTTAAATCTCCTTCCAAATTAGCAGTAAACCCGAATAAAACTGACATGCCTTTGAATAAAGGAATCTTTGAAGATACTATTCCAAAGCACCATGAGGAATTCTTTTCTAATATGGATTGTACCCAAGAAGAAAAGCACTTGGTTTTTAACAAGAAAGCCTTTTGGGAACAGAAGTGCTCAGTGAGTTCTGAAATGAAGTTTGATTGTAGCTCTCTTCAGTCAGCATCTGATCAGCCCCAAGAGACTGCACAAGACATAAATCTTTGGAAGGAGGAGCGAATTGACCAAGAAGATAACTATGAATCTAGAGGTTCAGAAATGAGTTTTGATTGCAGTTCCTCTTTTCATTCACTGACTGACCAATCTAAAGTGAGTGCCAAAGAAGTAAACCTTTCCAAGGAAGCATGTACTGATGTACAGTATAAGAATAATACATCTTACGTTTCTAAAAGAAGTTCTGATTGCGGTGACATTCTTCACTTGGTTACGAACCAATCCCAAATGACTGTTAAAGAAATAAGTCTTCAGAATGCAAGGCGTATTAGCCTGGTTGACCAAAGCTATGAATCTAGTGATTCTGAAACAAATTTTGATTGTGATGCTTCACCTCAGTCCACTAGTGACTACCCTCACCAATCTGTAAAAGAAGTAAGCCTTTCTAAGGAAGTGCACATTGGTTTGGTTGATAAGAACTATGGTTCCAGTAGTTCTGAAGTAAGTGCTGATTCTGTTTTCCCACTGCAGTCAGTGGTTGAGCGACCACCGGTGGTTGTCAGAGAAACAAAACTTCGGAAGAAGGCTCATTCTGGCTTGGTTGATAACTATGGATCGAGTTGTTCTGAAACAAGTTTTGATTGTGATGTTTCTCTTGAGTCAGTAGTTGATCATCCCCAGCTGACTGTCAAAGGAAGAAACCTGAAAGGTAGACAAGTCCACCTAAAACATAAGAAGCGTAAACCCAGTAGTGCTAAAGCACGTTTTGATTGTGATGTCTCACTCGGGACAGTTGCAGATGAATCCCAGAGGGCCGTTGAAAAGATAAATCTTCTAAAGGAGAAGAATGCTGACCTTATGGATGTGAACTATGAATCCCATGGTCTTGTAATGGGTTTTCACACCGGTGCTCAGTTAGTGGCTGACCAGCCTCAAGTAGCAGAAATAGAGCCTCAGAAAGTGGATGTTGACCTTGAGAATAAGAGTGTTCAGTCTAGCAGTTCTTCTCTAAGTTCTGATTCTCCGGCTTCTCTTTATCATTCAGCTCACGATGAGCCTCAAGAAGCTTTGGATGAAGTAAATCTTAAAGAGTTAAATATTGACATGGAAGTTAAGAGCTATGATTGCTCCAGCTCTGAGTTGACTTTTGATTCTGACCCGCCTCTTCTGTCAGTTTCTGAGCAGTCTCATCTGGATGCTGAAGGAAAAGAACGGCACATTGACCTGGAAGATGAGAGCTGTGAGTCAGATAGTTCTGAAATAACTTTTGATTCTGATATTCCTCTTTATTCAGTAATTGACCAACCTGAAGTAGCTGTTTATGAGGAAGAAACTGTTGATCTGGAAAGTAAAAGTAATGAATCTTGTGTTTCTGAAATAACTTTTGATTCTGATATTCCTCTTCATTCAGGAAATGATCACCCTGAAGTAGCTGTTAAAGAAGTAATTCAGAAAGAAGAGTACATTCACTTAGAAAGGAAGAATGATGAACCCAGTGGTTCTGAAATAAGTTTGGATTCCTATGCCCCTCGTCATTCAGTGACTAATTCTCCCGAAGTAGCTGTTAAAAAGCTAAATCCTCAAAAAGAAGACCAGGTACActtagaaaataaggaaaatgaacCTATTGATTCGGAAGTAAGTTTGGATTATAATACCATTTTTCATTCAGTGACTGGACATTCTGAAGatcccattaaaaaaataaaccttcaCACAAAAGAGCACATGTACTTAGAAAATAAGAGTGGTTTTGAAACAAGTTTGGATTCTGATGTCCCTCTTCGGCCAGCGACTCACAAACCTCAAGTAATTGTCAAAGAAACATGGCTTCAAAGAGAAAAGCATGCTGAATTCCAAGGTGGAAGTGCTGAATTCAGTGGTTCAAAAACAAGTTTAGATTCTAGTGTCCCTCATTATTCAGTAACTGAATCTCAAGTAGCTGttaacaaaataaacagaaagaagcaaTATGTTCTAGAAAACTATGATAAATGTAGTGGTTCTGAAATAATTTTGGATTCTAATGTTCCACCTCAGTCAATGACTGACCAAACTCAGCTAGcttttttgaaggaaaaacatGTTAATCTGAGAGACAAAAACAGTAAATCAGGTGATTCTGAAATAACTTTTGATTCTGAACAACTTCAGGAAGCAGTTaaaaaaatagaccaatggaaggaAGAGGTTATTGGCCTGAAAAATAAGATTAATGAACCTAGTACTTCTAAATTAATACATGATTCTGATGTTTCTGTCCAATCTGTGGCTGATCAACCCAAAGTAGCTATTAAACATGTAAACCTTGAGAATGAAAACCATATGTACTTGGAAGTTAAGAACAGCCAATATCGTTGTTCTGAAATGAATTTGGATTCTCGTTTCTTGGTTCAGTCAATAGTCAATCGACCTCAAATAACTATTTTGGAGCGGGACCACATTGAGCTAGAAGGTAAGCACAATCAGCGTTGTGGTTCTGAAATAAGTTTTGATTCTGATGACCCTCTTCAGTCAGTGGCTGACCAGCTGAGAGAAACCGTTAAAGAAATAAGCCTTTGGAAGGATGAAGAAGTTGACATGGAAGATAGCAGGAATGAAGCTAAGGGTTTTGAAATTATGTATGATTCTGCTGTTCTTCAGCCAGTGGCTGGCCAACCTGAAGGAGTAGTTAAGGAGGTCAGTCTTTGGAAAGAGCATGTTGACTTGGAAAATAAGATTGTCAAACCTACcaatactaaaataaattttgattctCATGATCCCCTTCTGTCTGTGACTAATAAAATTCAAGGggtgaataaagaaagaaatcttttgAGGGAGGAACGTGTTTGTCTGGATGATAAGGGCTATGTGCCCAGTGATTCTGGAATAATTTATGTTTCAAATATCCCTCCTCAGTCAGTGATAAAACAACCCCAAATTTTGCAAGAGGAGCATGCCAGTCTGGAAGATAAGAGCAGTATTTCTTACAGTCCTGAAGAAAGTTCTGATTCCAGTGACTCTTTCCAGGCAGCAGCAGATGAGCTTCAAAAATCTGCCAAAGAAATAAATCTTTGGAAGGAAGACCATATTTATCTGGAAGATAAGAGCTATAAATTAGGTGATTTTGATGTAAGTTATGCTTCTCATATTCCTGTTCAGTTTGTGACCGATCAGTCTTCTGTGCCTGTCAAAGAAATAAACGTGCAAAAGAAGAATCATAATAATCTAGCAAGTAAGAACTGTGAAGTCTGtggttctaaaataaaatgtgattcttGTGGTCGTCTTCAGTCAGAAGTTGACCAACCTCAAGTGTCTTACAAAGAGGCAGACCTTCAGAAGGAAGAGCATGTTGTCATGGAAGAAAAGACCGGTGGACCTAGTGATTCAGAAATGATGTATGATTCTGATGTTCCTTTTCAAATAGTGGTTAACCAGTTTCCAGGGTCAGTCAAAGAAACACATCTTCCAAAGGTGATACTTTTGGATCTGGTGCCCAGTGATAGTGATTATGAAGTAATTTCAGATGATATTCCCCTTCAGTTAGTGACTGACCCACCTCAGTTGACTGTCAAAGATATCAACTGTATAAATACAGAATGTATTGATATAGAAGATAAGAGCTGTGACTCTTTTGGTTCTGAAGTCAGGTGTAGTTGTAAAGCCTCTACTCCCTCAATGACCAACCAATGCAAAGAgactttcaaaataataaaccGGAAGAAAGACTATATTATTCTGGGAGAGCCAAGTTGTCAGTCTTGTGGTTCTGAAATGAGTTTTAATGTTGATGCCTCTGATCAGTCCATGACTTATGAGTCACAAGGACCTGATGAGAAAATAGCGAAATATATTGACTCAGAAGATAAGAGCTGTGGATATAATGGTTCTAAAGGAAAATTTAATTTGGGAGACACTTCTCATCGAACGACTCACCGACTGCAGAAAGCTCGCAAAGAAGCCAAGCTTCGGAAAGATCCAAGACATGCTGGCCTAAAAGGTAAGAGCTGTCAGTCTAGTGCTTCTGCAGTGGATTTTGGTGCCTCTTCCAAGTCAGCGCTCCATCGAAGGGCCGATAAAAAAAAACGTTCAAAGCTAAAACATAGAGATTTAGAAGATGTGAGCTGTGAACCGGATGgttttgagatgaattttcagtGTGTTCCCCCTCTTCTGTCTGATACTGATCAGCCTCAAGAAACTGTTAAGAAAAGACATCCTTGTAAGAAGGTGTCTTTTGACTTGAAAGAAAAGAACCGTGATTCCCAGTCAAGCTGTGTTCCCAAGGTTGATTCTGTAAGGAACCTGAAAAAAGCAAAGGGTGTCATAGAAGATAATACTGATGAACCAGTTCTTGAAGCCTTACCTCATGTACCTCCTTCATTTGTGGGGAAAACATGGTCTCAGATAATGAGAGAAGATGACATGAAAATTAATGCTCTTGTGAAGGAATTTAGGGAAGGTCGTTTCCACTGTTACTTTGATGATGACTGTGAGACCAAAAAAGTTtctttgaagggaaaaaaaaaggttaccTGGGCTGACTTGCAGGGTAAGGAGGACACTGCACCAACTCAAGCTCTGTCAGAAAGTGATGATATTGTCTGTGGTATTTCAGATATTGATGACTTGTCAGTGGCCTTAGAAAAACCATGCCATCGTCATCCTTCAGCAGAGAGGCCTCCTAAGCAAAAGTGGCGTGTGGCTTCTCAACGCCAGACAGCGAAAATCAGCCATAGTACTCAGACCAGTTGTAAGAATTACCcagtgatgaaaagaaaaataattagacaaGAGGAAGACCCACCAAAAA ATATCAGTCCAGGAGGGCTTTTCTTGGAAtgtatctga